The Oryctolagus cuniculus chromosome 5, mOryCun1.1, whole genome shotgun sequence genome includes a region encoding these proteins:
- the LOC100339317 gene encoding olfactory receptor 2B11-like, whose product MALINESHPEEFILLGFADRPWLELPLFIVLLITYPMALLGNIAIILLSKLDPRLHSPMYFFLTNLSFLDMCYTTSIVPQMLFNLGSSKKTISYLGCAIQLYIFSTMGATECLLLALMSFDRYVAICRPLHYPLIMNQYICHLLVFTVWLGGITYAVSEATLTLQLPLCGVNTLEHLLCEIPVLIKTACGEKSTNELTLSVVCIFIIVVPLCLIFASYTHIGHAIFKIKSSEGRKKAFGTCSSHLIVVFLFYGPAISMYLQPPSSISKDQPKFMALFYGVVTPTLNPFIYTLRNKDVKGALRNLMRSIFNSK is encoded by the coding sequence ATGGCACTGATTAATGAAAGCCACCCTGAAGAGTTCATTCTACTCGGCTTTGCTGACCGACCTTGGCTGGAGCTGCCTCTCTTCATTGTTCTCCTCATAACATACCCCATGGCCCTGCTGGGAAACATCGCCATCATTCTGCTGTCCAAGTTAGACCCCCGTCTCCACAGCCCCATGTATTTCTTCCTCACCAACCTCTCCTTTCTGGACATGTGTTACACCACAAGCATTGTCCCTCAGATGCTGTTTAACCTGGGAAGCTCCAAGAAGACCATAAGCTACTTGGGATGTGCAATTCAACTTTACATCTTCAGCACAATGGGGGCAACAGAGTGTCTGCTCTTGGCACTTATGTCCTTTgatcgctatgtggccatctgcagaccTCTGCACTACCCGCTCATCATGAATCAATACATTTGCCACTTACTCGTATTCACTGTGTGGCTGGGTGGAATCACCTATGCTGTCTCAGAGGCCACTCTTACATTGCAGCTGCCTCTGTGTGGAGTCAATACACTGGAACACTTGCTGTGTGAGATTCCAGTTCTGATAAAGACTGCCTGTGGTGAAAAGAGTACTAATGAGCTCACACTCTCTGTGGTGTGCATTTTTATAATAGTTGTCCctctatgtttaatttttgctTCTTATACTCATATTGGGCATGCTATATTTAAGATAAAATCATCTGAGGGAAGAAAAAAGGCTTTTGGGACATGTTCCTCtcatctcattgtagttttcttattttatggcCCAGCCATTAGCATGTACCTTCAGCCCCCTTCTTCCATCTCAAAGGACCAGCCCAAGTTCATGGCTCTCTTCTATGGAGTGGTGACTCCTACACTCAACCCTTTTATCTACACACTAAGAAATAAAGATGTAAAAGGGGCTTTGAGGAACCTGATGAGGAGCATTTTTAATTCCAAGTGA